Below is a window of Gemmatimonadaceae bacterium DNA.
CCAGTTGGTCGACTTCTTGGGCGAGGGCGTCATGTTGGGTGCCATGAGAGGACCGCGTTACTCCAGACTGGCCACGTACGGGAGGTGCCGGAAGTTCTCGGCATGATCCAGCCCGTACCCGACCAGGAATTCGTGTGGCGCGTCGAACCCGACGAACTTCGTAGGATGCTGCAGATGTTCGGCGATGTGCTTGTGGAGCAACGCGCAAATCTCGAGCGACTTCGGCTTGCGCTCTCCCAACAGCTCGATGAGCCGCTGGAGGGTGCGCCCGGAGTCGACGATGTCTTCCACCAATAGAATGTGCTTCCCCTCCAATTCCGTTTCCGGATCGTAGAGGAGGCGGACCACGCCGCTCGATTCCATGGCATCGCCGTACGACGACGCCACGAGGAAATCGACCTGCAGCGGCCGCGTGACGTGGCGGACCAGGTCGCTGAGGAAGATGAAA
It encodes the following:
- the hpt gene encoding hypoxanthine phosphoribosyltransferase, coding for MKRIVFDAPTIQARVEALGRDITAAYPDGDLLVLGLLKGSFIFLSDLVRHVTRPLQVDFLVASSYGDAMESSGVVRLLYDPETELEGKHILLVEDIVDSGRTLQRLIELLGERKPKSLEICALLHKHIAEHLQHPTKFVGFDAPHEFLVGYGLDHAENFRHLPYVASLE